Genomic window (Euzebyales bacterium):
CGGTGGGGGCACGGTGACGCGCGCGCGTCCGCGCTCAAGTTCTTCCTCTTCACCCTCGCCGGCTCGCTCGTCATGCTGCTCGGCTTCCTGGCGCTCTACCTGGGCACCGATCCGCTGACTTTCGACATGCGCGAGCTGATCGCCCAGCAACCGCTCGCTGGCACGGGTGCGCGGGCGACGCTCGCGGTGCTCGCGATCCTGTTCGGCCTGGCGGTCAAGACACCGCTGGTGCCGGTGCACACCTGGCTCCCACCCGCGCACGTGGACGCGCCCGGGCCGGCGTCCGCGATCCTGGCCGGCGTACTGCTGAAGATGGGTACCTTCGGCATGATCCGCATCCCGCTCGCGATGGCGCGCGACACGTTCGCCACGGTCGCCCTGCCGCTGGCGGTCATCGCGGTGATCAGCATTGTCTACGGCGCGCTGGTCGCCATGGGCCAGGGCGACCTGAAGCGCCGCATCGCGTACACATCGATCAACCACATGGGCTACGCGGTGCTGGGCATCGCAGTGGCCGGCACCGCCGCAGCCGGACAACAGGCGGCCCGGAACCTCGCCATTACCGGTGCGGTCGTCGAGATGGTCGCCCACGGGCTGATCACCGGCGCACTGTTCCTGCTGGCGGGGTCGGTGTGGCAGCGCACGGAGGACTACCGGCTCGACCACTACGGCGGCCTCGCGTCGCCCGCACCCCGCTTCGCGGGTGCCACCACGCTGGCGGCCTTCGCGAGCCTGGGCCTGCCCGGCCTGGCCGGGTTCATCGCGGAGTTTCAGATCTTCGTTGGCACGTTCGCGGTCTACCCGGTCCTCGCCGGCATCGCCCTGCTCGGCGTGCTCATCACCGCCGCGCTGTTCCTGCAGATGCTCCAGCAGCTGTTCTTCGGCGAGACACCCGACCGCCTGACATCCTTCGCCGACCTCGGTGCCCGCGAGACCGTCGTGCTGGCCGTCCTGCTCGCGCTGGTGGTGCTGATAGGTGTCTGGCCCGCCTGGCTGCTCGACCTCGTCACCCCCACCTCAGGGCTGCTGCTGGACGTCGTGACGCGCGCCGGGTGACCATGAGCGGCATGGGCTCGATGGCCGTCGGCCACCTCGGACCGGAGCTGGCGCTCGTCGCCGGTGCGGTCGTCGTCGTGCTCACCGCCGCGTTCCTGCGGCGGCGGAGCCAGTGGATCACGACGCTACTCGCCCTGGTCGCGGTCGGCGTCTCGGTGGGCTGGAGCCTGCGGCTGGCGATGCTCGAGCCGGTCCTGACGTTCATGGGCGACTGGGCCCTGGACCGCGTGACCACCGGCGCGGAGCTGACGGTCCTGGCGGTCACGGCGGTCACCCTGGCACTCGCGCACACGTGGATGCGCAGCGACCCACGGGCGGGCGAACACCCCGCCGTGGTGCTGTTGTGCGCCACGGGCGCCATGGTGCTCGCGGGCGCCGCGGACACCATGGAGATCATCGTCGGGATGCTGCTGGTGTCGGTGACCGGCTACACGATGGCCGCCTATCACCGGCGGTCGCCGGCCGCGGTCGAGGCTGGCATGAAATACTTCCTCATCGGCGCGCTGACCAACGCGGTCTTGTTGATCGGCGTCGTGCTGCTGTTCGGTCTGACCGGCACCACGAGCCTCGACGGTACCGCGACCGCGCTGGCCGGAGGGGACCCCGACAGGGTCGTGCTGCTCGCCGCCGTCAGCGCGATCGGCGTTGGGCTGGCCTTCGAGATCGGCGCGGTGCCGGCACACGCATGGGTGCCCGATGTCGCCCAGGGCGGACCGGCGCCCGCTGCGGCGTTCCTGACCGTCGTACCCAAGATCGGCGCCGTGGTCGCGCTGGGCCGCGTGATGCAGGTGGTGCCCACAGGGGTCGTCGACTGGCGGGTGTTCGTGGCGCTGCTGGCAGCAGCCACGATGACGTTGGGCAACCTGGCGGCCCTGTGGCAGGACGACCTGCGTCGGCTGCTCGGCTGGTCGTCGGTGTCGCAGGCCGGCTACGCGCTCATGGCTGTCGTCGTGCTGGACCGCAGCCCGCTCGCCCCGGGAGCGCTCATCTACTTCCTGGCCGGGTACGCGGTCGCCAACGTCGCGGCCTTCGGCGTCGTGGTCGCGCTGCGGGGACGCACCCGCCTCGACGACTACCGGGGGCTCGCGGCCCGCCGGTCCGCCCTGGGCGCGGTGCTGGTGGTGGCCCTGCTGTCGCTGGTCGGCATCCCGCCACTCGCCGGCTTCGTGGGCAAGCTGACGCTGTTCACGGCCGCGATCGGGGGCGGATACGCCTGGCTGGCGGTCCTCGCTGTGGTCAACACGGTGGTGTCGCTGTTCTACTACCTGCGGGTCGTCGGACCGATGTACTTCGAGGACGACACGGTGGCCGACGAGCCCGCGCCGCTGCTCGGCGCGTGGGCGACGACCGCGACGATCACCGCCGGTGTCGCCACGGTCGTGCTCGGCCTCGCCGCCGGCCCGGTGCTCGACGTCCTGACGTCCGCCCACCTGCTCCCCTGACCCACGCGCGGAGCGCTGGCTCACCGATGAGTTCCCACGGTCGCGTTCGTCGTACAGACTGGACCCGTCCCACGACCGTCCCGGCGCCCGGGGTGACGATCCGGGACGTACAGACCACGAAGGAGCATGGATCGATGACTGACGTACGGGTGCTGGTCGGGACGAGCAAGGGCGCGTTCCTGCTGACGGCGGGCGGCCACCGACAGGACTGGGAGGTCACGGGGCCGCTGTTCGGCGGCTGGGAGGTCTACCACGTCGCCGGGTCACCGGCCGATCCGGACCGGCTGTACGCGTCGCAGTCGAACGGCTGGTTCGGACAGATCGTCCAACGGTCGGACGACGGCGGCACGACGTGGGAGCCGGTCGGCAACGACTTCAGCTACGAGGGCGATCCGGGGACGCACGAGTACTACGACGGCTCGTCGAAGCCGTGGAGGTTCGCGCGCGTGTGGCACCTGCTGCCATCGGTCGAGGACCCCGATACGGTGCTGGCGGGCGTCGAGGACGCGGCGCTGTTCCGCAGCACCGACGGCGGCCACTCGTGGTCGGAGCTGCCGGGCCTGCGGACGCACGCCTCGGCGTCGTCCTGGGCTCCTGGGGCGGGCGGGTTGTGCCTGCATACGATCATGCCCTGGCCCGACGACCCAACGAGGATGCTGGTGGCCATCTCGTCGGCGGGGGTGCTGTCGACCGCCGACGGTGGCGCGACCTGGCAGCCGGCCACCCGGGGGCTGCGGTCCGAGTTCCTGCCCGAGCCCGAGGCCGAGGTCGGCCACTGCGTGCACAAGCTCGCGCGACACCCGTCGCGTCCGGATGTGGTCTTCATGCAGAAGCACTGGGACGTGATGCGCTCCGACGACGGCGGGATGTCGTGGCGTGAGATCAGCGGAGACCTCCCGACCGACTTCGGGTTCACGATCGACGTCCACGCCCACGAGCCCGACACCGTCTACGTGGTGCCGATCACCAGCGACGAGCTGCACTACCCACCGGACGGACGCCTGCGGGTGTTCCGGTCCCGCACCGGTGGCGACGAGTGGGAGCCGCTCACCGACGGGCTGCCGCAGTCCGACTGCTACGTCAACGTGCTGCGTGACGCGATGGCCGTGGACGCGATGGACCCGTGTGGCGTGTACGTCGGCACCACTGGCGGACAGGTGTACGTCTCGCCTGACGGCGGTGAACACTGGGCGCCGATCGTGCGCGACCTGCCGCGCGTCCTCTCGGTCGAGGTGCAGACGCTGCCATGAGTGCGCAGGAGGCCGGGGCGGCGGCCGAGGACACGAGGCGGCCAATCCGGATCGTGGTGCCCCAGCAGCTCCGCACGCTCGCACGTGTGACCGGCGACGTCGTCGTCGAGGTCGCCCGGCCGGTCACCGTCGAAGCCGTCGTCGACGCGCTCGAGGTGGCACACCCGGCGCTCGCGGGGGCGATCCGGGACCGTGACACCGGACGGCGCCGGGCGATGATCCGTATCTACGCCGACGGCCTGGACTACTCCGACGCCTGGAGCGACACCGAGCTGCCCGACCCGGTCCTCGAGGGACACGAGCCGCTGCGCCTGGTCGGCGCGATCGCCGGCGGCTGACCGGCGCATAGCACCGCGCGGCGGCGTCACCGCCGATCGGGTTCGTGCGCTCGCGGGTCGGCGGTGGATCGACCACCCATGCCGGTGCGCAGCGCATCCAGCAGCTCGACCTCGACCGGATGCGCCGCCAGGGGTGGCGTCGGCCCGGCCGATCCGTCGGCGATGCCGCGCAGGACGGTGCGCAGCGCGGTCGGACCGTCGTGACGCGGGGTCCACCCGAGCTCGGCGCGGGCGCGGGTCGAGTCCAGAATCGGGCAGCGAGCCGCCAGGTCGAGCCACCCTCCCTCGAGCGGGTGCAGCCGCAGCCGCCAGGCCACATCGATCCACCACCGCGCAAGGGCGAACGGCACCGGGACGGGACGCGCGCCGAGCAGGTCGGCGACATCCCGAGTGGACAGCGCCTGGTCGGTGGCGACGTTGACCGCACCGCGCACGTCGCTCAGGACGGCCCGGAGGAACGCGTCGGCGACGTCATCGGCGTGGACCGCCTGGAAGTGGACGCCCGACAGGTGCGGCATGACTGGCAGCACCCCCGGCCGCAGCAGCAGCCTGGGCAGCAGCGGTCCGGCGAAGTAGCGCTTCTGCGACGCGGCGGCCTCGGTCTGGAAGATCAATCCCGGCCGCAGGCGCGCGACACGGGTGGTGGGATTGCGCGCCTCGAAGTCGTCGAGCATCCGCTCGACGTACGCCTTCTGGCGCGAGTACGCCGAGCTGGCGATCCCGTGGGTCGGCCACGTCTCATCGACGGGGTCAAGCGACGACCGCGGCGAGTAGGCACCGACGGACGACGCGACCACCAGCGCGGGCACGCCCTCGTCTGCCACCGCGGCGAGCATGCGCGCGGCACCGGCAACGTTGACCGCCCACTGGATGTCGAGCGACCTGCTCGGTTGGATCAGCCACGCCAGGTGCACCGCGGCGTCCGCGCCTGCCACGATCGGCCGCAGGTCCGCGCCGGTGACGTCCGCCACCACCATCCTCGCGCCGGCGGGCAGTGCTTTCGCGTGACGCCGAGCCACGACCGTCACGTCATGGACGCGCGGCTCGGCGGTCAGCGCTCTCGTCAGCGCCAGACCGACGTTGCCGGTGCCACCGATCACGACGACACGCATGGGATCGGACCTAGCTGGGATTCCGTCGAGCAGGCGCGCCCTTGATGCCGAGCCGCTCGTGGGTGGCGCGCATGCACTCGTCCATGACGACCGTCAGGCCTGCATCCTCGGCCAACCTGGCAGCGTCCTCGGATCTGATGCCCAGCTGCAGCCAGAGCACGTTCGCACCGATGTCCACAGCCGCCCGGGCGATGTCCGGTGCCTCTGACGCTGGCCGGAACACATTGACGACGTCGACGTCCCTTTCGAGCTCCCGCAGTCCATCCGCGGCCTTCCGACCCAGGACCTCGTCCCGTGCCGGGTTGACGGGGATCACCCAGTACCCCTGGTCCTGTAGGTACGCAGGAACCTCGTGTGCATCCTTCTGCTCGGATCCCGAAGCACCGACGACCGCGATGGTCCGTGCTCTCTCCAGGATCTCCCGCAGCCGCTCGTCATCGCCGACCGGCATCGGCACTCCTCTCGTCGCTCATGCCAGCACCAGTGCCCAGCGCCACGACGCACAACCGTGCGCACGTGGCGATGCCGACGGATCGATGACAGCGATCAGGCCAGATCGTGATTGAGCACCCACGGAGCGGGCACCGTGGGGGCCGCTTCCCGGAGCCCGAAGCGCACAGAGGTCCTCGACCTGCCCCCGGGGTGCGGCTGATCGAGACGACATCACGACCGTCCGCAGAGGAGATTCCATGCCAACCCAGAACACCATCGCCCGCAGTCTGCATGATCTCGGCCTTGCCGGTTGGTTCGGCGGCTCGCTCATGGGCGCCGTCGGCCTCAACGGCGCGACGGCGCACCTCGACGACCCGACCGAGCGAGCCCGCGCCGCGAACGCCGGGTGGGACCGCTGGACGCCCGTCAACGGCGCCGCGATCGTCGCCCACCTGCTCGGGGGCGCCCAACTGGTCTGGAACAACAAGGGGCGTCTGGCCGTCCAGCGCAAGGCACGCTGGGTCAACCTGGCCAAGGCCGGCCTGACCGCCGTCGCGTTGGGCGTCACCGCCTACAGCCGGTGGCAGGGCCGGCAGCTGGAGGACACGGCCGGGGACGCGGAGGTTCCCGTGCGTGACGCAACGACGCCCGCACCCGGAACACCCCCACGCGCGGCGAGGGCGCAGCGCCAGCTGACGGCGCTGCAATGGGTCGTCCCCGCGTCGACGGGGGCGTTGGTGGTGCTCAACGCCAAAGCCGGTGAACAGCAGCGGCCGGCGGCCATCGTGCGCAGCGCGATCCGTTCGCAGATCCAGGCCTGGGCCAGGCTCGCGGCGTCCGCCGCCTCGTCGGCGGCCCCCGACGTCGACGTGCCATGGGCCAAGGTCGGCGGAGCGATCATCGGACTCATGGCGACGCGGCGCGTCCTGCGCCGCCGGCGCGGCCGCGTCCGATCGGGCGTCACGACGGCACGCGACATCATGACGAGCGACGTGATCACCGTCGCGACCACCGACAGCGTGACGACGGCCGCTCGCCGCCTGGCCGACGGTGACATCGGCTCGGTCCCGGTCTGCGACGGCGACCGCCTGTCGGGGATGTTGACCGACCGCGACATCGTGACCCGCGTCGTCGCGAACGGCACGGACCTCGATTCGGTCACGGCGGGCGAGATCGCCGGCCGTCGGGCCGTCACGGTCGACGCCGACGATCCGCTGGGCGAGGTCGTGACGACCATGGCGCGCCACCAGATCCGTCGCCTGCCGGTCGTCGAGGACGGCCGCCTCGTCGGGATGATCAGTCAGGCCGACGTCGCGGCCACCGGCGACGACGACGTCACCGGGCGGCTCGTCGAGCTCATCTCTGCCGACCACTGAGCCCGTGAGACACCCAATGGGGGCCTGTGGTGAGCGATCCGCAGCACGACACGCGCGGCGGGGTCGACCCGATCCCGCACGCTGACGGCCAGCGGACCACGCGGTTCGGGCCGCGTTCTTCGAG
Coding sequences:
- a CDS encoding NADH-quinone oxidoreductase subunit M is translated as MLTLVIVIPLLGAIALMTLTALDERGSHLLAAAAATLPLVLLVASWLRFETGSDALFQQVTDVDWIPTLGVGWRIGVDGIALALALLTALLFVAAVAYPVDMRGRHRQYRAWLLFLQFASLGLFLTVDLLIFYVFFDLSLVGMYFLIGRWGHGDARASALKFFLFTLAGSLVMLLGFLALYLGTDPLTFDMRELIAQQPLAGTGARATLAVLAILFGLAVKTPLVPVHTWLPPAHVDAPGPASAILAGVLLKMGTFGMIRIPLAMARDTFATVALPLAVIAVISIVYGALVAMGQGDLKRRIAYTSINHMGYAVLGIAVAGTAAAGQQAARNLAITGAVVEMVAHGLITGALFLLAGSVWQRTEDYRLDHYGGLASPAPRFAGATTLAAFASLGLPGLAGFIAEFQIFVGTFAVYPVLAGIALLGVLITAALFLQMLQQLFFGETPDRLTSFADLGARETVVLAVLLALVVLIGVWPAWLLDLVTPTSGLLLDVVTRAG
- a CDS encoding NADH-quinone oxidoreductase subunit N, which gives rise to MSGMGSMAVGHLGPELALVAGAVVVVLTAAFLRRRSQWITTLLALVAVGVSVGWSLRLAMLEPVLTFMGDWALDRVTTGAELTVLAVTAVTLALAHTWMRSDPRAGEHPAVVLLCATGAMVLAGAADTMEIIVGMLLVSVTGYTMAAYHRRSPAAVEAGMKYFLIGALTNAVLLIGVVLLFGLTGTTSLDGTATALAGGDPDRVVLLAAVSAIGVGLAFEIGAVPAHAWVPDVAQGGPAPAAAFLTVVPKIGAVVALGRVMQVVPTGVVDWRVFVALLAAATMTLGNLAALWQDDLRRLLGWSSVSQAGYALMAVVVLDRSPLAPGALIYFLAGYAVANVAAFGVVVALRGRTRLDDYRGLAARRSALGAVLVVALLSLVGIPPLAGFVGKLTLFTAAIGGGYAWLAVLAVVNTVVSLFYYLRVVGPMYFEDDTVADEPAPLLGAWATTATITAGVATVVLGLAAGPVLDVLTSAHLLP
- a CDS encoding sialidase family protein translates to MTDVRVLVGTSKGAFLLTAGGHRQDWEVTGPLFGGWEVYHVAGSPADPDRLYASQSNGWFGQIVQRSDDGGTTWEPVGNDFSYEGDPGTHEYYDGSSKPWRFARVWHLLPSVEDPDTVLAGVEDAALFRSTDGGHSWSELPGLRTHASASSWAPGAGGLCLHTIMPWPDDPTRMLVAISSAGVLSTADGGATWQPATRGLRSEFLPEPEAEVGHCVHKLARHPSRPDVVFMQKHWDVMRSDDGGMSWREISGDLPTDFGFTIDVHAHEPDTVYVVPITSDELHYPPDGRLRVFRSRTGGDEWEPLTDGLPQSDCYVNVLRDAMAVDAMDPCGVYVGTTGGQVYVSPDGGEHWAPIVRDLPRVLSVEVQTLP
- a CDS encoding MoaD/ThiS family protein, yielding MSAQEAGAAAEDTRRPIRIVVPQQLRTLARVTGDVVVEVARPVTVEAVVDALEVAHPALAGAIRDRDTGRRRAMIRIYADGLDYSDAWSDTELPDPVLEGHEPLRLVGAIAGG
- a CDS encoding NAD-dependent epimerase/dehydratase family protein produces the protein MRVVVIGGTGNVGLALTRALTAEPRVHDVTVVARRHAKALPAGARMVVADVTGADLRPIVAGADAAVHLAWLIQPSRSLDIQWAVNVAGAARMLAAVADEGVPALVVASSVGAYSPRSSLDPVDETWPTHGIASSAYSRQKAYVERMLDDFEARNPTTRVARLRPGLIFQTEAAASQKRYFAGPLLPRLLLRPGVLPVMPHLSGVHFQAVHADDVADAFLRAVLSDVRGAVNVATDQALSTRDVADLLGARPVPVPFALARWWIDVAWRLRLHPLEGGWLDLAARCPILDSTRARAELGWTPRHDGPTALRTVLRGIADGSAGPTPPLAAHPVEVELLDALRTGMGGRSTADPRAHEPDRR
- a CDS encoding CoA-binding protein encodes the protein MPVGDDERLREILERARTIAVVGASGSEQKDAHEVPAYLQDQGYWVIPVNPARDEVLGRKAADGLRELERDVDVVNVFRPASEAPDIARAAVDIGANVLWLQLGIRSEDAARLAEDAGLTVVMDECMRATHERLGIKGAPARRNPS
- a CDS encoding CBS domain-containing protein; this translates as MPTQNTIARSLHDLGLAGWFGGSLMGAVGLNGATAHLDDPTERARAANAGWDRWTPVNGAAIVAHLLGGAQLVWNNKGRLAVQRKARWVNLAKAGLTAVALGVTAYSRWQGRQLEDTAGDAEVPVRDATTPAPGTPPRAARAQRQLTALQWVVPASTGALVVLNAKAGEQQRPAAIVRSAIRSQIQAWARLAASAASSAAPDVDVPWAKVGGAIIGLMATRRVLRRRRGRVRSGVTTARDIMTSDVITVATTDSVTTAARRLADGDIGSVPVCDGDRLSGMLTDRDIVTRVVANGTDLDSVTAGEIAGRRAVTVDADDPLGEVVTTMARHQIRRLPVVEDGRLVGMISQADVAATGDDDVTGRLVELISADH